Below is a window of Frigoribacterium sp. SL97 DNA.
GTCGCGACCTACAACGTCAACTCCGTCCGGGCTCGAGTGGGCAGGGTCGTCGACTGGCTCGTCCGTGAGGACGTCGACGTCGCGGGACTGCAAGAGATCAAGTGCAAGCCCGAGCAGTTCCCCTACGACGCCTTCCGCGAGGCCGGCTACGAGGTCGAACTGCACGGGCTCAGCCAGTGGAACGGCGTCGCGTTCGTCAGCCGCCTGCCGATGGAGGACGTCGAGATCACCTTCCCGTCGCAGCCGGGCTTCGCCAAGGGCCAGGAAGGCCCCGACCAGCCCAAGGAGGCGCGGGCGATCGGCGTCACGGTCGAGGGCGTCCGCCTGTGGAGCCTCTACGTGCCCAACGGCCGCGAACTGGGCGACCCGCACTACGACTACAAGCTCGACTGGCTCTCGAAGCTCGCCGCCGAGACCGAGGCCTGGCTCGCCGCGCGCCCCGACCAGCCGTTGGCCCTGATGGGCGACTGGAACGTCGCACCGCTCGACACCGAC
It encodes the following:
- a CDS encoding exodeoxyribonuclease III, whose product is MRVATYNVNSVRARVGRVVDWLVREDVDVAGLQEIKCKPEQFPYDAFREAGYEVELHGLSQWNGVAFVSRLPMEDVEITFPSQPGFAKGQEGPDQPKEARAIGVTVEGVRLWSLYVPNGRELGDPHYDYKLDWLSKLAAETEAWLAARPDQPLALMGDWNVAPLDTDVWDMSVFEGHTHVSQPERDAFFRFEEVGLTDVVRSRLPDGYTYWDYKQLRFPKNEGMRIDFILGSKAFDGLVTSAAIHRDERKGDAPSDHVPVVVDLDLETELDDDRPMIF